CGCGCCGCATGCCGCCGCCGGGCGACCGTGGCTTTGCGGAAGCGGTTGCCCGCGAAGTTCGGGAGTTGCTGGACGTTACCGCCGGGCGCGCCTTCGTGCTCTTCACCAGTTATGCCAACCTGGAGGCGGTCCGCGCCCGGATGGAGCCGGCTTCCCGATATCCGCTCCTCGTGCAGGGAACCGCGCCTCGCAGCGTCCTCCTGCGCGAGTTCCGAGCGACTCCGAACGCCGTGCTGCTTGCCACGTCGAGTTTCTGGCAAGGAGTGGACGTCGTTGGCGACGCCCTGAGCTGCGTCGTGATCGACAAGCTGCCGTTCGCCTCCCCCGGAGATCCGCTCGTCGCCGCGCGAGTGGAACAGATCAACGACGATGGCGGGAACGCGTTCGCCGACTATCAGGTGCCGCTCGCCATCCTGACGCTGTTGCAGGGCCTGGGGCGCCTGATCCGTCATCGGACGGACCGCGGGGTTCTCGCCCTTCTCGATCCCCGTCTCCGGACCCGGGGCTACGGCCGGCGCTTTCTGAAGTCGCTCCCCCCGGCCCGAGTGACGCACGACCTGGCCGACGTAGACCGCTTCCTGAACAGCGATAGACTGGAACCATGATCCGATGCAACGGCGCGGCGCTCGCCGTCCTCCTCTGGGCCGGCGCGGCGCTCGCCCAGGCGACGGGCGCTGTCCAGGGCGCCGTGGCCGACGCCGATGGCGCTTCGATCGAGGGCGCGTTGGTGATCCTCCTCCCGATGCGCGAGGGGAGTGAAGCGATCGAACTCGAAACCGGAGCGGACGGCCGGTTCGCTCACCCCGACGTCCCGTCCGGGTTCTATACCGTCACCGCGGCCTTGGGGGATCAGCGGAGCGAGGTCTATCGAATCCAGGTTCGCGACGGCCGCGTGGCGGACATCCGCTTCATCCTAGAAGCGGGACGTAGCGCCACGCCCTGGCTCGGCGCCGGCGGCGACGAGTCGGAACTCGATTCGCTCTTCGATGCGGGCGTCGCCGCGAACCGGAATGGCGCGTACGCCGAGGCGATCACCTACTTCAATCTCGGCGCGCAGCTCTTTCCCGGTTGCGTCGAGTGCTATTACAACGCCGGCGTCGCGCACGGCGCCCTCGAGCAATGGGACGAAGCCGAGCGTGCTTTCCACGGCGCCCTCTCGGTGCAGCCCGAATACACCGCCGCGTACTACGGCCTGTCGGACATCTACGGGAAGTCGGGGCGGCCGGAAGACGCGATCGCCGCCCGCGAAGAGGCCACCCGGCTGACGCTCGCCGCCATCGCCACGAACCGGGAGCAGGCCTCCGACGCGGTGGAGTTGGGCATCGTGTTACGTGAGGCTGGTAACCTGGAAGGCGCCCGGGCGCGCTTCGAGGAGGCGACCACCCACGACCCACAATACGCGCCGGCGTACTACTGGCTCGGCGTTACGCTCTCCGACCTGAGCGACCCTGCCGCCTCCACCGCGGCCCTCTACCGCTACCTCGCCCTCGACGAGACCGGCGAGTACGCCGACGACGCACGGTCCCGCCTAGCCGCCCTGGATCCCTAGGAGCCCGTGCTGAGCACGCCGCCGTCCACGGATCGGCTCGCCGCGAACATCCGTTCCGTCCGGGACCGTATCACACGCGCCGCGCGCGCCGACGGCCGTGACGCCGGAGACGTTCGGCTCGTTGCCGTCTCGAAGACCTTCCCGCTGGAGGCGATCGCCGCGGCCGCCGCCGGCGGGCTCGAAGACTTCGGGGAGAACCGCGTGCAGGAGGCGCTCGCCAAGATGGACCGGGCCTCCGACCCGTTGCCGATCCGCTGGCACCTTATCGGTCACCTGCAGTCGAACAAGGCACGCCAGGCAGCGGCCAGGTTCGACTGGATTCACTCGGTCGACAGCTTGAAGCTGCTTCGCCGCCTCGACGCCGCCGCCCTCGATGCCGGCACGCGACCAAAGCTCCTGATCCAGGCCGATCTGGCGGGTGAAGCGAAGAAACACGGCGCGGGCGCAGACGAAGTGCAGCGCCTCTTCGACGCCGCCGCGGACTGCCGCGCCGTGGACGTGCGCGGCCTGATGCTGATGCCTCCCTGGAACGCCGATCCGGAGCAGACCCGCCCGTACTTTCGCCGCCTCCGCGAATTGCGCGACACCTTGCGGCACAAGTGTGTGCCGGAACCTGCCCTCGCGGAACTCTCCATGGGCATGAGTCACGACTTCGAGGTCGCCATCGCCGAGGGCGCGACGATGGTCCGCGTCGGCACCGCTCTGTTTGGGCGACGGACGCCGCCCGTGTGACGGGCGGGCCGCCTGCGGCGCGAGCGCCTAGCAGCCCGTGGTGAAGCTGCTAGAAGGCCATGTGCAACTGGCCCATCACCTGCCGCTTCAGGACGTCGCCGAAGATGTGTTGCTGGATTTCCTGATTCAGCAGGTTCGTCACCTGGATCCTCGGGTTGAACCGACCCTCCGCAAAACTGAGGCCGACGCTGGCGTTCACCATCGTGAACGGCTCGGTCCAGCCGTGGAAGTCCGGCCCCAGCACGTCGGACCAGAACGCCCCGGTCGTGTGATTCACGGTGAGGCTGGCCGACAGCCGGTCGTTGCGGGCGTCGATGCCGGCGTTGAAGCGGTGCGCCGAGGGGATGTTGTAGGCGTTCGGATCCCAGTCGCGAACCTCCGGATCCGCCTGCCAGGAATAATTGACGTAGGTGTTGACCCGATTCGTTACCGCGGCGTTCATCCCCAGCTCGAGCCCCTTGTTCCGGATGAACCCCCGGTTGACGTAGGTGAGCTCCGCCGGCAGCCGGCCGCCGAAGATGGCCAGCAAATCGACCAGGACGGCCGGATTCTGCGCCACCGCACTCAGGAACGGCGCGAGGTGCGGCGGCAAGGCGCCGGGCGGCAGCACGGCCGGCAACGTGGCGGCAAAGTGCCGCAGTCCGGCAAGACTGCTGTTCCAGTTGTCCGGCGGGTTCGCCGTCGAATAGTACGACAGCTCCGTAAAGTCGATGCTGTCGGTGATGTCGTTGACGTAGAAGGCCGCCGTTACCCCGACACGATTGCCGATGCCGCCGGCGTAGGCCAGCTCGTACGCGGTCAGGTTCTCGGCCCCGAGCGGCCGATTAAGGGCGTGGGACCCGGCGGCGTGCAACGGCAGGAGATAGTCGATCGTGCCTGGCAGCGGAATCGGCAACTGCGCGGCCGCCGGTCCCAGCACGGCGCCGACCAGATCCCCCAGTGGCAGGTGGACCGGCTGCAGGATATTCACGTCGAGGAAGCTGTCGGTGAGCGAGGGAGCGCGGAAGGCCTTGTTGTACGAGACCCGGATGGAGTGATCGTTCGCCGGCTTGAAGATGAACGTCGTCCGGGGCGAGAATCGGACGTCATCCAGCGTGCTGACCCGGTCCGCGCGTCCACCGATGATCCAGCGGAACCGGTCGTGGAGGAAGATCTCGTCCTGGATGTAGAACCCCTGCTCGTTCCGGCCGTCCCCGGCCGGCCCCAGATCGAAGCGCATGGTGATCTGCCGGACGTTTCCGCCGTAGCTCAGGATGTTCCGCGTGCCGATCACGGTGGTGTTCGAGAAGCTGAGGTCCATCGTGTTCGAGAGCATCTCTCCGTCGATCAGCCCGTTGGCATCCTGAACCAGCAGGGTCCGGAAGGGCGAGTAGCTGGAATTGACGAAGCCGCCTATCTCGAAGTTGTTTCGCTGGTACTGCAGCCGGCTGTACGCCATCCGTGTGCCCGGCCTCAATTCGAACGGGCCGATGCCGGTGTGGAGGGTGCCCTGACTGCCACCGTAGCCGGCGCTGACTCTGATGTGGCTCACGCCGTCAGGCGCGTCCCAGTCGCCGCGAAAGTCGAATTTCGGCGTCCGGCTGTCGAGCGCGCCAACGGTGGGATAGAGTTGCGTCCGGCCGGTAATGTTCGGAACCTCACCGACCGGCCGGGCGAACGCGGCTGACTCCGTGTAACCGACGGACATCTTGTAGGCGAAGCTATCGGTCGGTGCGGCCGCGTGGGTCCCCATCACCGAAAAGGTAGACCCCGGTTCCATCTCGTGGCCGGGGAGGCTCCGGTCGAATGTCCCGAAGTTGATGTCGAGCGTCGTCCCCAGCATGTCGCGCGGCCGCTTCGTGATCAGGTTGACGACGCCGGACATCGCATTGGCCCCCCATACGGCGGAGGCGGGGCCACGCACCACCTCCACCCGCTCGATGTTGTCCGGGGTGATGGGAAGCACGTCCCAGGCAACAAAGCCATAGAAGTCCTGGTAGACCGTCCGGCCATCTATCATCACGATCTGCGACGGGGAGAGCGTGCCCGTGGCGCCCCGGCTCGTAACGTTGAAGTCGCGGTTCGACGTCTGGATGACGTTGACGCCAGGCACCTGGCGGACCAGTTCGCCGATGCTCATGACGGACTGCGCCTCGATCGCCTCCGCTCCGATCACGGTCACCGTTGCCGGCGCGTTGATGATCTCCTGCTCGACGCGGGACGCGGTCACGACGACGGTTTCCGCGAACGTGACCGGCTCTTCCCCGGCTTGTTCCTCCGTCTGGTCCTGGTTGGTCTGTTGCGCCGCCGTGCACAGGGCCGGGAGGAGCAGCATGGTGGCCACGGCGCCAACGAGCAGGGATCTCGGATGTGAGGTTTCGGGCACGAGCACCTCCTCAAGGAACCGCTGGACGGCTCCAATATGCCTTGTCCAACACCCTCACGATCATATTAGGACGAATCGGACTCGTGGGATAGCCCGATGGCAGGCTACACCGTCCGGTGGCGAAGCTCCCCCGCGCCGCGGATGGCGCGCTCCACGTGTTCGCGCGTGTTGTAGACGTGCGGGCAGAGGCGAAGGCCTCCGGTCGCCGCTCCGGCCACGCCATGCCGCTCATACAGGGCGGTAACCAGCGCACCGCGCCGCGCGGAGTCGACCGCGGCAATCGCGACGCCGCCGCTCAACTCGGGCGCCGCCGGCGTGATCAGCTCGAAACCGGCTTCCCGCAACCCGGCCTTCAGCAGCGTCGCCAGCTCAACCACCCGCGCTTCGATACGCGCCATTCCGAGACGGTCCTGGAACGCGACGGTGGTGCCGACGGCGGCCAGCGCCGCGTCGTCGCGCTGCCCCAGCGACTCGAACTTGCGGGCGCCGCGCGGCCTCGGGGCCACGTCGTTGCCCCAGCTTGGGGCGACGACGCCTGGCCAGACGTCTTCGACCCGATCGGCCCGGACGTAGAGCAGTCCCACCTCCTTCGGTCCGAGAAACCACTTGTGCGCGCTGCCGGTATAGGAATCGCAGCCGAGGTCCCGCAGGTTCACGTCAAGCGCGCCCCAGCTCTGCGCGCCATCGACGTGCACGTGAATCCCGCGGCGGTGAGCCACCTCGCACAACTCCCGCACGGGAAGCCGCACGCCGCTCACGTTGGATACGTGCGTCAGGGCCAGGACCCGCGTTCGGGGCGAGAGCGCGCGCTGGAACACCGTCACCAGCTCGTCGACCCCGGACGGCGCCGCCGGGGTCGTCACCCGCGTCACCCCGAATCCGTAGCGGGCGGCCCGGACCTCCCAGGCGACGTTGTTGGTGGGGTGATTCTGGTCCCAGACGACGACCTCGTCCCCGGCGTCGAGCGGCAGCCCGGCGTTGATGACGTTGTTCGCCTCGCTCGTATTGCGCACTAGTGCGATCTCGTCCGCGGTGACGCCGAGCTGGCTCGCGACCGCCTCGCGCGACGCCTCGAGCAGCGGCCCGAACTTCGCGCGGTTCGGGAACGAGCAATCGACGTCGATGTCGCGCGTCAGCTCGCTCACCCGATCGGCCACGACGCGGGGCGATGGGCAGAGGTTGGCCGCGTTCATCGGGATGTGTTCGTCGCGGAACGCGAACTGCCGCCGGACCTCCTCCCAGAGCCCCTCCGGCGCGGGGCCGCCATGCGACGGCTGGGCGCCCGCCGGACGACCGGAGAGGAGCGGACGGACGACGCCGGCCGCCGCCAGCGTCCGCAGGAACCGCCGCCGGGTGGTATTGACTGTCATGGCGGACCTCCAGGTATGGCGCCTCCCGCTATCGGGCGATCGTCGCTCCGGCCAGCTCGGCTATGGCGGCCAGCGTCGTCTGCGCCGCGTTCAGTCCGAGCCGGAAGTCGTCATCGGTGAACGTGACGTAGAGGTCGGTCGGCTGATGCCAATGAGGATTCCAGCCGGCTCCGATGTGCATGCCGCGCTCGTTCTCCCGCAGGCTGATGGATGGCGTGACGTTCATGAACGGGGTCGAGTCGGTGTTGGTCATGTGGGGGCCGACGGTCGCCGGATAGTCCGTCGCGTAGGCATCGTTGGCCGCCTTGAACCGGAACGCCAGGTCGCGCGACTCGTCGGCCAGATCCGAGTTCGACTGGAATTCGATGTTGACGTCCGCCTCAGGCCGCTGATCCCGGCTGACCACGCCGTCCGGTCCCGGCGCCCCGTGGTCGAACAGCATCATGTCGTGCTGGATCATCCCGAGCCAGCGCGGCTCCGGAAAACGGCCCGACCCGGGCGGGTCTTCCAGGCCCTGCCGCTCGCGTCGCTGCTCGACGTAGGCGCGGCTGCCGTTGAGTCCGGTTTCTTCGTCGTTCCAGAGGGCAAAGCGTATTGATACGTCGGTCCGCACGTCCGGCGCGCTCAAGATACGGGCCAGCTCCATCACCAGCGCCGTCCCCGACGCGTCGTCGTCGGCCGCCTCGCCGAACCCGTGCCCGTCCATGTGCGCGCCGAGGATGTACATCTCGTCGGGCCGCGTGGCGCCCACCTTGGTGCAATACACCTGCGATCGCTCGCCGTTGGTCGGCTCCTCCAGGTTAAGCGCGCGCAGTGCTTCGTCCGGCTGCATCAGCGGATCGCGAACGACCCCGGTGCGCGCCCGGTAGCCGAAGATGGAGCTTCCGCCCGGACCACTTCCGTTGCGTCCGATACGTCCGCCGGTCGGCGTCGGTTCGGTCGGATTCAACGAGTCCCGCCCGGCGCCGCCGCGTCTGGCGCCGCCCTCCCGCGGCGGGGGATCGTAGGTGTAGTGCAGCCGCTCGGTGGGACAACCGGCCGCCTCAAGCTGCGCCTCTATCCAGTCGACGGCGTCTCGGTTGCGTTGCGTTCCCTGCCGCCGGTCGCCGAACTGCGTCAGGCCCTTGATGACTGCCTTGTAGCGTTCCAGATCGAGCCGGCCGACAAGCACGGCGATGGGGTCGTCCGCGCCGTCGGACGAACCCGTGAGCCGCTGCTCCGCGACGACGCTCCGGTCACTTGCCGCGATGGCCAGCGCCACCACGACGGCCAATCCTGCCACGGTCGCACGCATCGGCCTACCCCCTTGTGATTGCGTCCCGCCAGCCGGGTCAGCGCACCTGGTGAAGCATGCGATCCCACCGCGTGCGCGCGAAGAAGCCGACCGCTCCCGACGCGGCGCGCCGGACCGCGGCGCCGAGGCCCGGCTCCGGGATCACGACCGGCGGCCCGGCGTCGTACGACCAGTAGATCACCACCGCCTTGCCCTTGAGGTGACCGGCCGGCAACGGCCCCCAGAACCGGCTGTCCTCGGAGTCGTCGCGGTTGTCACCCATGGCAAAGTAGTGCCCGTCCGGAATCTGGACCGGACCGTGATTGTCGCGGCCGCCCACCGCTTCCTCACCGGACCGGAGGCTCCGCTCATGCTCCGGGAGGTACGGCTCGTCGAGAGCCACGCCGTCGATGTAGACCCGCTTGTCTCGCACTTCGAGGGTTTCCCCCGGGAGACCGATGATCCGCTTGATGAAGTCGCGCTCCGGATCGAGCGGGAACTTGAAGACGACGATGTCGCCGCGCTCGACATCCGTCTTCGGCAGCATGGCCTGCTCCGCGCCGGCCAGCGTCGGGCCGAAGACGAACTTGTTCACGAGGATGTAGTCCCCCACCAGCAGGTTGTGTTCCATCGACCCGGTCGGAATGGTGTACGCCTGCACCACCCAGGTGCGGACGAAGAGGGCCAGAATCACCGCGATGACGATCGCCTCGAGGTACTCCCGCGCCGTCGACTTCCGGAACGGCGGCGTCCCCTCCAAAGCCAACGCTTCACGGCCCGCGCGAACGCGCTCGCGGCCCGCGCCGGGAGCCGGCTCCTTCCGCCTTGCGCCGCGTGTCGCGCCTCGTCTCGCCATCACCTGTTGGCCCGGCTGGTCTTGCCGGCGGCCTGTTCGTCGTCGCCGACGCGGAGCACGGCGAGAAACGCCTCCTGGGGAATCTCGACGCTGCCCACCCGCTTCATCCGGCGCTTCCCTTCCTTCTGCTTCTCCAGCAGCTTCCGCTTGCGCGTGATGTCGCCGCCGTAGCACTTCGCGAGGACGTTCTTCCGGAGCGGCCGGACCGTGTCGCGCGCGATGATGCTGGTTCCGATCGCCGCCTGAATCGCGACTTCGAACATCTGGCGCGGTATCAGCTTGCGCATCCGGGTGACCAACGCCCTGCCGCGCGCGTAGGCGTTCTCGCGGTGGACGATGATCGACAGTGCGTCAACCGGATCCCCGTTGACGAGCAGATCCAGCTTCACGAGCGGCGACGTCCAGTACCCGCTCACATGATAGTCGAGCGACGCATAGCCCCGGGAGATGGTCTTCAGCCGGTCGTAGAAGTCGAGGACCACCTCGTTGAAGGGCAGCTCGTAGGTGATCATGACCCGGTGCGCGGCGTGGTACTCAAGGCCGCGCTGCACGCCCCGCTTCTCCTGGCAGAGCTTCAGGATGGCTCCCACATGGTCCGCCGGCGTCAGGATCATCGCCGTGATCACCGGCTCCTCGACCACCTCAATCCGCCCCGCGTCGGGGAGCTTGGCCGGAGAGTCGATCTCGATCACTTCGCCGTCGGTAGTCGTGACCCGGTAGAGGACGCCGGGAGCCGTCGTCACCAGGTCCATGTCGAACTCGCGCTCCAGGCGCTCCTGCACGATCTCCATGTGCAACAGACCGAGGAAGCCGCAGCGGAAGCCGAAGCCGAGGGCGACGGAGGTCTCCGGCTCGAAGAAGAAGGAGGCGTCGTTGAGCCGCAGCTTCTCGAGCGCTTCGCGCAGGTCGGCGTACTCGTGGCTCTCCACCGGGTAGAGGCCGGCGAACACCATCGGCTTCATCTCGCGGAAGCCCGGGAAGGGGTCCGCGGTCGGGAAGGCCGCCTCGGTCACGGTGTCGCCGATTCGCGCGTCGGAGACGTTCTTGACGTTGGCGATGATGAAACCTACCTCGCCGACCCCGAGCGCGTCCACTCCCTGGGGCTTCGGGGAAAAGACTCCGACCTGCTCCACTTCGCAGTCGTGCGCCGCGGCCATGAAGCGGACCTTCATGCCGGGGCGGACCGCACCGTCGACGACGCGTACCAGGATGATGACGCCACGGTAGGCGTCGTACCACGAATCGAAGATGAGCGCCTTGAGCGGCCCCTCCGGATCACCGGCCGGGGGCGGCACCTGCCGGACCACCGCCTCGAGGATCTCCCTGGTCCCGAGACCCTCCTTCGCGCTCGCCAGGAGCGCCGTCGATGGATCGAGACCGACCAGATCCTCGATCTGCAGCGCCGCCTCGTCCGGCAGGGCGCCCGGCAGATCCACCTTGTTGATGACCGGAACGATCTCCAGGTCGTGATCGACGGCCAGGTACGCGTTCGCGACCGTCTGCGCCTCCACGCCCTGCGAGGCGTCGACGAGCAGCAATGCCCCCTCGCACGCGGCGAGGGCGCGGGCCACCTCGTACGAGAAGTCGACATGACCCGGTGTGTCGATCAGATTGAGAATGTAGGTCTCGTCGTCCGCCGCCACGTAGCTGAGGCGCACCGCATGCGCCTTGATCGTGATCCCGCGCTCGCGCTCCAGGTCCATCGAATCGAGCACCTGGGCTTCCATCTCGCGCGGACGAAGCGCGCCCGTCAGCTCGAGGAATCTATCCGCGAGGGTCGACTTCCCATGGTCTATGTGCGCAATGATGGAGAAATTGCGGATCTGGCGGTGGTTCATGGGGGCGGGCCGAACGGCCGCACCAATTATACGCGCCGGCCGAGCGGCACGAACGGCTGCGGCGGCTTGGCCCCGGTGTAGTCGGCGCGGGGGCGGATCAGGCGGTTGTTGGCGTACTGCTCGAGGACATGCGCCGTCCAGCCGGCGATTCGGCTGACCGCGAAGATCGGCGTGAAGAGCCCGATCGGGATGCCCAGCATGTGGTACGTCGAGGCGGAATAGAAGTCGACGTTGGCGTCGATCCGGCGCACTTCCTTCATCACCCGCTCTATCGTCCGGGACATGCCGAACCACCGTGTCTCCGTCTGCCTGGACAGCGTCTCGGACATCTGCCGAAGATGGGTGGCTCGGGGATCCTCGGTGCGATAGACCCGGTGGCCGAAACCGGGCACCTTCTGTTTCTTCGCCAGCATGCCGCGAATGGTGCGTTCCACCACGTCGTCCGGTGCGTCTTCGCCCAGATCGAGCAGCATCCGCATCACCTCGGCGTTCGCACCACCGTGCAACGGACCCTTCAGCGCTCCGATTCCGGCGACCGCGGTCGAGTAGACATCGCTCAGCGTCGCACCGGTGACGCGCGCCGCGAAGGTCGAGGCATTCAGCTCGTGGTCGGCGTGGAGAATCAGCGCGACGTCCAGCGCCCGCGCGGCTTCGCGCGTCGGCCGCTCGCCGTTCAGCATCAGCAGGACGTTCGCGGCATGGTCGAGCGCAGGGTCGGGAGCGACCGGTCCGCCGCCGGCGGCAAGGCGGCCCCAGGTGGCGACCAGGCTGCCCACCTGGGCGGTCAGCCGGACGGCGGTGCGGTACGCGGTGTCGGGATCCTGCACCGCGGCGCCGGTCCGCGCATCCGCCTGCGGATCGATCAGCGCGAGGGCGGAGACGAGCGTGCGAAGCGCGTCCATCGCATCGCCCGGCGGCAACGTCCGCACGAGACGGAGCATCGCCTCCGGCAACGGACGGGCGGCGGCGAGGTCCGACCGGAGGTCCCCCAGTTCGGCGCGCGTTGGAAGGCGACGGTGCCAGAGAAGATGACAGACCTCCTCGAAGGTCGCCTCGCGCGCCAGATCGTGGATGTCGTAACCGCAGTACGACAGCAGGCCCTGCTCGCCGTCGATATGGCAGATCGACGACGTCGTGGCGACAACACCCTCCAGACCTCCCTTTGCCGCCATCACGACGCCTCTTCCGCCCAATGGGAGGAGTGCCGCGCGCCGGCATGCTGAAGGTCTGCCCGTGTCCGCCCACGCCGCCGCCGGGAGCGCCAGTGAGCCCAGGTCTCCGCCAGTGACGCGCACGCGGCGTACAGGAAGCCGAACAGAAAGAAGGCGATGAACGGCGTCACCATGTACGCGCCGGCGGTGAACGCGCGAAGCAGGGCGACGGCGAACCAGACGCCGAAGGCCAGCTCCACCAGTGGCTGCCACGACGACACCAGGCGATAGCGGCCGTCGGCCGGACGGGTGGCGCGCGAGGACGTTGCGGCCGTCAGTCCATACTTCGGCGTGCGGCGGAACTCACCGGTGCGGCCGGCCAGCGCCTCGAGGACGGCAACCGCGTTGTTGACCGACAGGCCAAGCCCCAGCGCGATAGCCGCCGGCAGATCCCGCAGCCGGGCTCGCCAGCCGACTCCCAGCGCCCGTTGGCTGACGCCGTAGAAGCCGGACACGGAAACGGCGGCGGACGCGAAGAACACCGCGTCGATCCAGAGCGTGCGGGGATCGCCGCCGGCGCCGGTCCGGGCCGCGATCGCGGGAACCACCAGGAGCGAAAGGGCGAGCAACAGCAGGTAGTTGAGATTCGCGGTCAGGTGGAGCGCCGCCTCCAGCTTGACGCGGAACGGTAGGCGGGCGCGCAGCACCGCCGGCAGCAGCTTGCGGCACGACTGCATGGATCCCTTGGCCCAGCGGTGCTGCTGCGACTTGAAGGCGTTCATCTCCACCGGCAGTTCCGCGGGAACCACGACGTCCTGGAGGAAGACGAATCGCCAGCCCGCGAGCTGTGCGCGGTAGCTCAGGTCGAGATCCTCCGTCAGGGTGTCCGCCTGCCAGTTGCCTGCGCCCCGGATGGCGGCGCGCCGCCAGATGCCCGCCGTGCCGTTGAAGTTGAAGAAACAACTGCCGCGGTACCGGCCGCCATGCTCCAGGACGAAGTGGCCATCGAGCAGCAGCGCCTGCACGCGCGTCAGCAGCGAATAGTCGCGGTTCGCGTGGCCCCAGCGCGCCTGGACCATCCCCACCCGCGGGTCGGCGAAGGGAACGATGGCGCGCTCGAGAAAGTCCGCCGGCGGCATGAAGTCCGCGTCGAAGAGCGCGACCAGGTCACCCGTCGCGGTGCGCAGCCCCTCCCGCAGGGCGCCCGCCTTGAAGCCGTCCCGCGAGGTTCGGTGGAGGTACCGGATCGCCACGCCTCGAGAGCGCCATGCCCGGACGGCGCGCGACGCGATGTCCCGCGTCTCGTCGGTGGAATCGTCGAGCACCTGCACCTCGAACCGGTCGCGTGGGTACCGGATCCGGGCAACCGCGGCGATGAGGCGCTCCGCGACGTGCCGTTCGTTGTAGAGCGGCAACTGGACCGTTACG
The nucleotide sequence above comes from Acidobacteriota bacterium. Encoded proteins:
- a CDS encoding citrate synthase (catalyzes the formation of citrate from acetyl-CoA and oxaloacetate), whose product is MAAKGGLEGVVATTSSICHIDGEQGLLSYCGYDIHDLAREATFEEVCHLLWHRRLPTRAELGDLRSDLAAARPLPEAMLRLVRTLPPGDAMDALRTLVSALALIDPQADARTGAAVQDPDTAYRTAVRLTAQVGSLVATWGRLAAGGGPVAPDPALDHAANVLLMLNGERPTREAARALDVALILHADHELNASTFAARVTGATLSDVYSTAVAGIGALKGPLHGGANAEVMRMLLDLGEDAPDDVVERTIRGMLAKKQKVPGFGHRVYRTEDPRATHLRQMSETLSRQTETRWFGMSRTIERVMKEVRRIDANVDFYSASTYHMLGIPIGLFTPIFAVSRIAGWTAHVLEQYANNRLIRPRADYTGAKPPQPFVPLGRRV
- a CDS encoding glycosyltransferase, which translates into the protein MASADGIILVLYFATLCGLSVYGAHRSLLVWSYLRGRRRARRQHGAHGALPRVTVQLPLYNERHVAERLIAAVARIRYPRDRFEVQVLDDSTDETRDIASRAVRAWRSRGVAIRYLHRTSRDGFKAGALREGLRTATGDLVALFDADFMPPADFLERAIVPFADPRVGMVQARWGHANRDYSLLTRVQALLLDGHFVLEHGGRYRGSCFFNFNGTAGIWRRAAIRGAGNWQADTLTEDLDLSYRAQLAGWRFVFLQDVVVPAELPVEMNAFKSQQHRWAKGSMQSCRKLLPAVLRARLPFRVKLEAALHLTANLNYLLLLALSLLVVPAIAARTGAGGDPRTLWIDAVFFASAAVSVSGFYGVSQRALGVGWRARLRDLPAAIALGLGLSVNNAVAVLEALAGRTGEFRRTPKYGLTAATSSRATRPADGRYRLVSSWQPLVELAFGVWFAVALLRAFTAGAYMVTPFIAFFLFGFLYAACASLAETWAHWRSRRRRGRTRADLQHAGARHSSHWAEEAS